In Escherichia ruysiae, a genomic segment contains:
- the ygiW gene encoding OB fold stress tolerance protein YgiW: MKKLAAVIAVMALCSAPVMAAEQGGFSGPSATQSQTGGFQGPNGSVTNVENAKSLRDDTWVTLRGNIVERISDDLYVFKDASGTINVDIDHKRWNGVTVTPKDTVEIQGEVDKDWNSVEIDVKQIRKVNP; the protein is encoded by the coding sequence ATGAAAAAATTAGCAGCAGTAATTGCAGTAATGGCTCTGTGTAGCGCACCAGTTATGGCAGCAGAGCAGGGTGGTTTTTCTGGCCCATCGGCAACACAAAGTCAGACCGGAGGATTCCAGGGGCCGAACGGCAGTGTAACTAACGTAGAAAACGCAAAATCCCTGCGTGATGATACCTGGGTAACCCTGCGCGGCAATATCGTTGAACGCATCTCTGACGATCTCTACGTGTTCAAAGATGCCAGCGGTACTATCAATGTCGATATCGACCACAAACGCTGGAACGGTGTGACGGTGACTCCGAAAGATACGGTTGAGATTCAGGGGGAGGTTGATAAAGACTGGAACTCTGTTGAGATCGACGTTAAACAGATTCGTAAAGTGAATCCGTAA
- a CDS encoding AraC family transcriptional regulator, which translates to MTNLTLDVNIINFPSTRVALLPHRCSPELLNYSVAKFIMWRKETGLSPVNQSQTFGVAWDDPTSTAPEAFRFDICGSVSEAIPENRYGVSNSELGGGRYAVARHVGELDDISRTVWGIIRQWLPESGEKIRKAPILFHYTNLAEGMSEQRLETDVYVPLA; encoded by the coding sequence ATGACAAACCTGACACTGGACGTGAACATCATCAATTTCCCTTCAACCCGCGTGGCTTTGTTGCCGCATCGCTGTAGCCCTGAGTTGCTCAACTATAGCGTGGCGAAATTTATCATGTGGCGCAAAGAGACGGGGCTTTCTCCTGTTAACCAAAGCCAGACATTTGGCGTCGCCTGGGATGATCCTACAAGCACCGCGCCGGAAGCGTTTCGCTTTGATATCTGCGGCAGCGTTAGCGAAGCGATTCCGGAGAATCGTTATGGCGTGAGTAATAGTGAGCTTGGTGGAGGACGTTATGCCGTGGCTCGTCACGTTGGCGAACTGGACGATATTTCGCGCACGGTATGGGGCATCATTCGTCAGTGGCTGCCTGAAAGCGGCGAGAAAATACGTAAAGCGCCGATACTGTTTCACTACACTAATCTGGCTGAAGGGATGTCAGAGCAGCGGCTGGAAACGGATGTCTATGTGCCGTTGGCGTGA